Proteins found in one Amycolatopsis aidingensis genomic segment:
- a CDS encoding hydroxyacid dehydrogenase, whose product MKVSVFEAEEWERAAFQRLSAEHEVRFEAAPLDQELARKHADAEVISTFIYSAMDEKVLDACTGLRLIATRSTGFDHIDMDSCLRRGVRVANVPTYGKNTVAEHVFALLLGLSHRLVDAVERTRRGDFSQSGLTGFDLLGRTMGVIGTGDIGRHTIRLAKGFGMEVLAVDTAPDEDLAPTLGFRYTGMAELLAGSDVVSLHVPACPGTHHLLGPEEFRAMKPGTILINTSRGSVVDTTALLRALSDGTVAAAGLDVLEEEPTVREEAELVRSVFARDHNLETLLGDHILLRMRNVLITPHTAFNTRDAVHRILSTTCDNILAHAAGRPRNLVH is encoded by the coding sequence ATGAAGGTATCCGTTTTCGAGGCCGAGGAGTGGGAACGCGCGGCCTTCCAGCGGTTGAGCGCGGAGCACGAGGTCCGGTTCGAAGCGGCGCCACTCGACCAGGAACTGGCCAGGAAGCACGCCGATGCCGAGGTCATCTCGACCTTCATCTACTCGGCCATGGACGAGAAGGTCCTCGATGCCTGCACCGGCCTGCGGCTCATCGCCACCCGCTCCACCGGGTTCGACCACATCGACATGGACTCGTGCCTTCGGCGCGGCGTGCGGGTCGCAAACGTGCCCACCTACGGGAAGAACACCGTGGCCGAGCACGTCTTCGCGCTGCTGCTGGGGCTGAGCCACCGACTGGTCGATGCCGTCGAGCGCACCCGGAGAGGCGACTTCTCCCAGTCCGGGCTGACCGGGTTCGACCTGCTGGGCCGCACCATGGGCGTGATCGGCACCGGCGATATCGGCAGGCACACCATCCGGCTCGCCAAGGGGTTCGGCATGGAGGTGCTCGCGGTGGACACCGCGCCGGACGAGGATCTCGCGCCCACGCTCGGCTTCCGCTACACCGGAATGGCGGAGCTGCTGGCCGGGTCGGATGTGGTCAGCCTGCACGTACCGGCCTGCCCCGGCACTCACCACCTGCTCGGGCCGGAGGAGTTCCGTGCGATGAAGCCCGGCACGATCCTGATCAACACCTCCCGCGGCAGCGTGGTCGACACCACGGCCCTGCTGCGGGCGCTTTCCGACGGCACCGTCGCCGCGGCCGGACTCGACGTGCTCGAGGAGGAACCGACCGTCCGCGAGGAGGCCGAGCTGGTGCGTTCCGTGTTCGCGCGGGATCACAACCTGGAGACGCTGCTTGGCGACCACATCCTGCTGCGGATGCGCAACGTGCTCATCACGCCGCACACGGCCTTCAACACCCGCGACGCCGTGCACCGCATCCTCAGCACCACCTGCGACAACATCCTGGCCCACGCCGCGGGCCGGCCGCGCAACCTGGTCCACTGA
- a CDS encoding SHOCT domain-containing protein, with the protein MHWYVDHPGQGWLGWILMIVAMVLFWGGLVTVIVLLLRRLARPDRTPAAPEAEPAEGILAARFARGEIDEEEYRRRRAALRE; encoded by the coding sequence GTGCACTGGTACGTCGACCATCCCGGCCAGGGCTGGCTCGGGTGGATCCTGATGATCGTGGCCATGGTCCTGTTCTGGGGTGGCCTGGTCACCGTCATCGTGTTGCTGCTGCGGCGCCTCGCCCGCCCGGACCGCACCCCGGCGGCGCCGGAAGCCGAGCCGGCAGAGGGCATCCTCGCCGCGCGCTTCGCCCGCGGCGAGATCGACGAGGAGGAGTATCGCAGGCGCAGGGCCGCACTGCGCGAGTGA